The Gossypium hirsutum isolate 1008001.06 chromosome A03, Gossypium_hirsutum_v2.1, whole genome shotgun sequence genome contains the following window.
GAAATAAAGGTGACACGACAATAAGAAAAGGAATAAGGACCTCTGTTACTGGTAAGAAAAATGTAGTGCTACCATCTGTTTCTTTGTCTCCTAAAGAATCTGATCCCAGAAATTTGAGCATGAATGCCCAAAAAAAGTGGAGAGGTGTTTATCGTCCAAAGAAGCAGGAAAATGCAAAGCAAATTAAACCCGAGAAACTGCATGGTAAGAATGCCAAAGTGTCTCAGAACCTAAAGGGAGTTTCTCATTTGATGGATCAAGAAAATGTTAATAAACTTAATTCGGAGCAAGCTAATCCTCAGACAACTTTGTACCTGATCAAGTCAAATCCCAAGAACAAGCCTGCAGAATCTGATCAAAATAATGTTGTGTTGATAAGGCCACCTTCGTCGTCTAAGGACAAGAGTATGAAACACAATCAAAACAGAATTTCTATAGGCCGACCACCTCATGTGTATGAGAAGAAGAAGTTGATATACAAGCCGAAGGGAATCCATTCCAGTGGATTCCCTCTGTCTTTATCCTCATTCCCGGGTAAGAGAAGCTTGAGACCAATTCCAAATGCATTGACAATCACTCAACCAGCTTTAGCTTCCTTGTCAACATCAGTATCATCCAAGTCTTCCCATAATGATACCTTGACCGAACATGATAAAGCAGTtgcagaaaataaaaaaagtagcTCAAAAATGATATACAAGGCTAGACCTAAAAGGGCATTGATGATTACTTCAAATAATAAGAATTTGCCTGGCAAAAAGTTAAATTTCCAGAGAGGAAAGATGATCGAACTTCCGGTTGAGGATTGCACTCCAAGGAGACTTACATTCAAGAAAAGAGAGCTCGTTGACAACAGAAATGATGATAACTGGAAAGGCAAAGTTGAGGCCTGTACTCCAAGGAGACTCAAGTTCAAGCAAAGGGTATATGTTAATAGCATAAATGATGAAAACCAAAACAGTAGAGTCAAGGAGTTTACCCCGAAGAGACTCAAGTTCAGACGAAGAGAAATTGTTGACAACCAAAATGGTAATAACCAAAACGGTAAAGTCAAGGAGTGTACTCCAAGGAGACTGAAGTTTCGGCGAAGAGTAATTGTTGACAACCAAAATGGTGATAACAAAAACAGTAGAATTGAGGAACTTACTCCAAGGATACACGAGTTCAGGCGAAAATTAATTGTTGACAACATAGATGATCATAACCAAAATGCCAAAGTCGAGGAGTTTAGTCCAAGGAAACTTGAGTCCCGCCAAAGAAATCTTGACAACAGAAATTCTGATGTTCAAAATAGTAGAGGTGAGGACTCTGCTCCAGCAAAATTTGATTCCTGCCGAAGAACTCTTGACAACAGAAATTCTGATGATCAAAATAGTAGAGGTGAGGACTCTGCTCCAACGGCACTTGAGTCCTGCCAAAGAACTCTTGACAACAGAAATTCTGATGATCAAAATAGTAGAGGTGAGGACACTGCTCCAACAAAACTTGAGTCCTGCCAAAGAGCTCTTGACAACAGAAATTCTGATGATCAAAATAGTAGAGGTGAGGACTCTGCTCCAACAAAACTTAAGTCCTGCCAAAGAACTCTTGACAACAGAAATTCTGATGATCAAAATAGTAGAGTTGAGGACTCTGCTCCAAGGAAACTTATCTTCAGGCCAAAAGTGCCAGAGGAACAGAAAATCGATTACATCCAAACTTGTAAAGCTGGCACTAGCAAAAATGACTCTGGACGAAAAGAAGCCAATGGCCAGTATAATGGTACTAAAATCCAATCCAGAAAATTTTCTCTCATACAAAGAGATCTTAAAGAGAAGAAAGTTGCCGGAATTTTGTACAACAATATCATTGAAGAGACTGCAAGCAAGTTTGCAAGGACCAAGGCAAGTAAGGTGAAGGCTTTGGTCAGCGCTTTCGAAACCGTCATCTCTCTCGATACCGGCATCTCCGAATCTGAAGACGAAAACTGAGCTACGGAAGGTAATCTATCATGTAATGTACATATATACTGGTATGAATGTGCAAAGTAAAATATAAAGGTTGATATGGAAGAACAAACTTGTGAAGAATATGTTTTGCTTTCATTTTCGTCTTTGTTCCTTTACATCTAAGATCCAGTTTGATACCGTAGAAATGGCAAACTTGTCTTAGATGATATATTTAACTATATGATAGTGATCAAACTTTATCTTTTTTGCTTCCTCTTATCTTAAATTCTGAGTGAATGAAAATTTGCATCTATGTTATTTGTACTCAGGTTTGAGTTTCAGATATGATTAATTTGTCTGGCTTGGGGATGTTCAGTTTTTTCCAAGTATTTGGAGGGTATTTTGAGGTTCATATCTACATCCATGTGCATTGGACACTGATGTTGAATGTAGGTACTTCAAGCAAAACGAAAGTCGGAGAAACATAAGCTTGCATTCTGGATCTATGAGCTCAGATTGTATTGTTTTGATAAGAATTCTGGGAAATTTTATGTATCATACAATGATCAATTTGTTTGTAATTATAAAACAAGTATTTCACAATATTGCCAGGAAAACAAGTTCCAGCATTCATGCAATAGATGATCCCCAATTTATGGGTTTCATTATCCAGTAGCTTGTGTATTCCTATTTATATTCATATTATCTTGCATCTCGTAATCATGTttagtattatatttttataagttttgatTTTGACATGTTTACTTAATTGTGTCATAAATTTTCGCAGAATCTTATGTCACTGATTTCTAGGTAAAAGTATTATATGGGTTATTATACTAGAAATCAAACTACATTTTGACTCTTCTATTCAGAAAACGAGTAAACTAGTctttatatgttagatcaaaaagcaaattggtccttttattaAAACTTTCATCTAGTTTTACGGTTAAAAGCTGGTCCCTGTACCTCATACATGTGGCATGCCAAGTGTCATTGCTTGGTTATTCTGTCAGTCGTGCTAGTTttttaatttgtccattttttgagtaaagagaGAAAAATACTATTTGGCTCCTAGTACAGGGGCTGCCACAGTACTTTTATCTTGTTCTCTTTATCCTAATTTTTCCTAGTTTTTTATGTGTTATTAATGAATCATGTAATTGTTTCGTGTCGATGTACTATCTCCTAAAAAGGAAGGGTATGAGCACAGCATCCTTATGGTATCTATTAAATTATACTATAAAGATGTAAGATCGATCAATGGTGATACGGTCACCTCTTCCATTTCAACTATTGACATATCAGAAAACAGTGAGGCATGTATGAAAATACATACACGTATTGCACACATTGTTGTATTTTACACTCATACCTCAAGCTCGAGTAACATAAATACATATGCTTCTCACAAATTGGGTGGACCATTAGGCTTCATCTTAATCCTTTGCTACATTGTTTGACCTCGATGGGTTGCTTGATGTCTGTGTAGTTTGATTAATTTGTGGTCGATACAGTGCTGCCATCTTGTTATTGTAGAGTTCCATATTCATGGACTGCACCCAAAAAATCAGTTTCAAGAACacaaaaaagaatatatattattTGGACTTCATTTTCCTCAATATTTATTGACATATCTTTGGAGATGAATATAATGTTATGATCTAAAAAAGACATAAAAAAGTCTTTGgcaaatattatatttcatttaatttttataaataaaatatttattttaaattaacagAGAAACTTATAAATTGTATTATATACGAGAACAATTTTCGAAATTTTTACTTAATAGCATTCGATTGGAATCAGATAACTTACCTAttccatttaattttatttcgatTTGGTTATTAATAAGGAAGAATACTGTACATTAGctgtagaaaaaaaaaaaaacgaatcgAAACTTCGTCAAGTTAAGACCATGAATGTAAATTTGACGTACTTGCGCTAGAAAAGTGCAATACGGATCAGGCGAAGGAATAGAGCCATGTGAGCTAGCATCTGAATTCGCTTGAGCAGCCGCGGCGAAGCGCGTTGGAATCATAGGCGGCGGTGTCACGAAGgttggaggaggaggaggaagaaatGTGTGGGTGGGAGCAGTGACTGGTGAAGGATTGGGAGCCAAGGAGTTGTTATCGTCAAGCATTCCGATCCCCATTCCGACGCCCATCCGAGCTAAAGCCGACATTTGAAGCTGCCACCGCGTCTGCTGCATCATCATCTGGGCCGCCATGTTTCTCATACTCATCATTTCGACTTGTGTTTGGAGTTGTTTCAAGTATTCAATCACTTCATCAAGCATCGAAGCTTTATCTGTCTATATATagaatgtaaaattaaaatttaaaacctagATCTTCAActaaaattgaacagaaaaaagaaaaagaaaaagcaagataATCTTACCTTACTTGCATTTGGCACTAGCTTCTGAAGAGTATTCATCTTTTGCTTAATTCTATGTCTTCGTCTCTGCTACAACTAACTAAATTGTTACATATcgtaaaatttcatttaaaaaaagaaagaaaaaagaaattcttACCCTTTCAGAGAGATTATGAATTGCTGATGCTCGACTCCGTCTTGTGGCCTGGGAGCGATCTGTTTCACCTCTAGTCTCCTGTTCCTCATCTTGGTTTTCCTACATGTTAtttcaattgaaataaaattatattttttttattaacaaataataatttgaacTAGATGAAATTGATTCGCCATGTTAACAATTGTGGCTAGTTTTAATGAGTAGCAGAAACAGAGTAATATTGCCAAATGAAGTAATTTTACCGATCCATCCTGATAAGCATAGTCCTCATCGATGGCTTTGGCCTTCATAGTTTGAGGCGACAGATGGGATGCCCAAGTCATCATCGTACTATCATCATTCTCCTTGCAAAATGCAGCATTAGCACTCGCGCATGCACTAGCATATTCTTCTCCAACACCACCTCTTGGAATTTCCCCGCATACATCGGAGCTCGACCGTGCCCGTTTCTTTACCACCGCTGCTGTTGGCGAACGACCGGAGCTCCCCGATGATGCAGCAATGGAGCTCACGACTACCGGTGTCTGGTTCTGGTCATGTTGAAGTAAGTTGAAGTTATGGTTTTGGGTGTGAAGGCATGTGGCTTGATGGACTATGGACTCTAGTGTGTCACCAGAAATACCCCATGTCGGCTTTGATGAAGCAGTAGGAAGGTGCCTATTCAACCCATGGAAAGCTAGCTGACCATTTTGCCATGTTAGCTCTGCAACTTCATGGTTGGACCTTaatttcaagttaaaagaaaaaaaaaaaaaggttgaaaatcaAAGCAGTCCCAATGAGTAAAAGGAAACAGAAAACTATATCCAATAAATATAGAAAGAAACTAAAAAGAACATGCATTGATTGTTCATACATGGGGTTGCTTATGTGGGAAGATCGATTggcttcattttcttcttcttctacgaAATGGACTTGTTCTTGAGATTGGTGCTTTAGATTCCAACAATTTGGAACTACACAGTGGCTCATGGTGAGGATGATGAATTGGATTCTTTACCAAGCTCTCTTTTTTGAGTCTTGCTTTATTTTATCTCCCAATGAAGACATACTATTATAGCAGTTTTTGAGGTTTGAGTTTTGAGTTAAGATTCTGTCTTTATTCTCTATCTTTTTTGGTCCCTTTTCTTGGATATGTCAAGTGATTTGATGCAGATTTGACATTTAACCAGAGCGAACAATGCACCATGCGAGCCAATCAGAGAAATAGATACGTTTTGgcatttctaatttttttttctttggataattatattatatgaacaagtttttattatttttaaatttttttcgctTTAAGATTAACTTTTAAAATGtgcctttgtttttttttccccttttctaaaatatttgaatatttaacTCTTAATCAAATTTGTGCTCTTTGAGGAAAGAAAAGGTGGATGTGGATGCTTAAATATGTcgaaattttgttaaaataaatcaGTTACTTTAATCATAATCTCATGACATTAATACAAACACATTAGTTTGGAATTTATTGTGGAACCGGTTAAACTACCCTAAATTTAATTAACTATATATACCTTTCCACCTTCACACATGCCCCTAAATTCTACTAcaaatttaatttctaaattgtAGAATGGTTTTATTGAGATTGCAAGACAACACAAAGTTTCTACTCCCAAaactatgataaaaaaaaaagaaaagaaaagaaaagaaaactcactaaattatattttagattgTATTACATAGGGTTAATCGAATTGATGAGtactattttatcatcctaacttgatttgaatttttttaattaagttgagtgaaatgaaatttaaatctAGTCGAATCGGGtaaaattattcgagttaaattaaaaaaaattaaacatgtcaaattaaataatattgttataatataactaattccatgttagaatatataaatttaaaattatatatatttgaaaactttttcaaagcaaaataaaaaaatactttagtatcataaatttgaataattaattaacttatttaagtcccaaaattattattctagatatttttttattttttaaatttgtttatatattttttaggatttttttgaaatttttataatttttttaaaagaccaatttgatcattttcaaacttgacaggGATCAAAatggtatttacaccaatctgttattcaaattattcgagttattcaaattataaaattcaactaGATTCGAACTCGAAACTTGAATAACTCATTTGagttgatttgaataattcaaataactcgattctataaactcgaaatttaaattttttttgaatcgaatcacGTTTTGCTTATCTATAGTAGTATACTAATGATTCATTTGGTTATTAGTATAATAAcatgagaaatttttttaatacttatatattataatagttagatATATAATAAAGAATAGTTAGCACAATTTTAATCTTGAATTAGAAGGATGAGTAAAAactcttgtaaaaaataaaatctattcaaaataagcaaataatttttcttctcttttccaaAAACAAAGTTATGCAAGTGACTAAAAATTACTGATTGAAGTTAGTTTATTGCTAACCTAATTTTATTGTAGAAATTTTCAGGATCAATGATTGGACCATGCAAACTATAAATACTTTTTCTTGGATAAAGGAGGAGATTACTCGATCCATTTCCATATCGCTCATAATCTATAAAATAACAGGGGCTTCCATTTCAAATGCATATCCCATTTTTGCGCAGCAGGGGTATGAAAATCCAAGAGACTAGGCGTATTGCACGTGCCAATTGCCATTCAATGAATAAACATGTGGATATTGAGGTTCCACAAGCGATACTTCCTGATACAGTATTTGAAGCAATTGTTAGAATTCCTTATGACATGCAATTGAAACAAGTTCTTGCTAATGGTAAGAAAGGGGCTTTGAATGTGGGTGTTGTTCTTATTTTACCAAAGGGGTTTGAGTTAGCCCTGCTTGATCGTATTTCGcttgagatgaaagaaaagataGGCAATATGTATTTTCAGAACTACCGTCCCACTAAGAAAAATATTCTTGTGATAGATCCTGTTCttggtaaaaatatatagtgAAATCACCTTTCTTATTCTTTCCCCAGACCTTGCTAGTAATAAGGATATTCATTTCTTAAAATATCCCATATACGTAAGCGAAAACAGGGAATAGGGCTCATATACTACAACATGATGAAAAATAATACTCCTACCAAGCATAGCATAAATATTAATTGATAGGAATGTCGAGGATAAATGAATCAAGTTGTTAAGAATCAAACTgaattgaatttagaatttagGGAGAAGTCTAGTTTTGACTTGGAGAGGACATAATCTGAAACAATTAGCTAGAATGGGTATTAAACTAAGACGAATgaaactagaagaaaaagaaacaaaagagaaagaatTGGGACTAATTAGGGGACTCCTTGCTAATTCAAAATGGAGAAAAAATTGGAGAGAAACAAGGCTGCCcaaatttaaagataaataattaaGAACACCTAAATAGAATTCAGACAAAGAAAACTAGATTATGGAAAgagtcaaattgaaaataaaggtTATCCAATTGAATCTTATGAAAAGATCAAATGAATCCTCCAAGATAGGTTCTTGAAGTTTGAATTAATGTGAGTTGGAAAaacttgtaaagagaaaataaatcttGCAAAACAAAGAAACTCTAACATGTACTTTTGTTAAATAAGAATCAAAGATAAAGTACATACCATGGTTGTCTATGGACAAACTAACTAAGTGAAAACCAAACTTTAAAGAGCCAGCTATTAAGAAACACTTTTTAACGAGCAAGAGACATAAAATACTTCTAAAGAATTAAAACAACTTTAAAATCtcctaaaattcaaaataaataaatactaaagttGCAACAATGTGTTTGAGGACGTGCCTTATAATGATTCGATTTTTTTGGATATCGGTAAATTTGGTTTCAAGCTCGAATTTCTTGAATTGGAGTAGTTACAAGACGTATACATAATTAgggaattaaaatattaagtaattaaattagataaattcTTAAGTATAATTCAGACACTAAATTGGAAGGTGCTTAACTAGAGAGATTAGATTAGAAATTTAGTGAGTCCTTAATGAGTTATTTAGTCAAGGCTTAAGAGTAATTGACCcataattaatttgtcttggtGGAAATACATAATCTTGTCTATCAATTTCCACCAAGATTATTATGCTTGAACCATGACCATTGATTTAATATTAACTAAGTTTAATTAAAGCTTAGGTAAATAGAAAATAATGGAAAGATGCAAGAGATAGTGGCATTTCATCTTCAACAATCGGCTAAGGAAAGAAATAGAGAGAAAAGCTTGCATGCGTTTTCACCATTGCTGTGAGCCAATACCAATGTTAGGAAACtttctctttaaaatttttgctGATAATTACATACGAATGCTAGATATGTTAAACCCatttattagaattagatatgGTAAAGTTTTGCTACGCATGAAAGTTAAAAGTTAGAGAGAGATGATAACTTTAGatgaaaattatgtttttaatatcgTTTGAGTTGTATAATTTATAGTTATGAAGTTAGAATTAGATTTAATTAGGAGGATTGTGAGATATAAGAAAATTGGATATTAGGGTTCAAAGGGTTAAGTTAATGAATAGATTcatgtttttctttaattatgtttatgtttgagtaTATAAAACTAACATTATTTTTGTAACCGAATTATCATATGTAGCCAAAGTCAATGTCTGGActtcaaaagcaaaaagaaaggaaaaaaatgataGACGAGTAGTAAATTCGATTTATgctgaaataatttattttcattacataaattattaggtatttaatttatataaattgaaagTGATGGTCAAGGATATCAAATAATTGTTTAagctttatgtttttgaaatgtttagtACGGTAATATAAATGTGTTGGGAGGCTTATGTTTGAGATAATGTAGCTATGATGAAGACTATTTTGAAATGTGATTCTATGATAAATGGTAATGAAAAATGTATTATTAAATAATGTGAGATAGAGTTATAGGTATAGTTGACATATCATAGGATTTGTTAATCGGAGGAAGCTTTAGCACTGAGCGCATTCTATTAGATAGTTCTCCGATTCCAGAAAGATCAAGAACATATATCTAGCTTTAATTCCTTGAGGGTAATGAACTTATACTGGTGTGGTTAGTGGCATTGGTGCATTTATGCCCAGCTAGCACTTATGTGCGTAGGggctaaaaatatgaaaatgttgtgtgattataatatgaaaatgaaataaatatggaTATAATGAGGATAATGAATTGTGGTTTATTTGATATATGAAAATGAGATACAAATACCAAGAGGGTGTATCGTTACTTAATATATGGTTAGTGGAAAAAGAATTATGATATACTTGTAAGAGATTATAAATACATAAGTTAAAGTGCCTTAAGAGCAAGTTGATATAATGTTATGTGGTACATTATTATTGTTGAATGATGTGgaaatttataatgaaatgttATGATGTTACTATGCTAACTGAATATTGTTAtgtattaaaatcaaattatattaGCACCATTGAGCTTTGAATGCTCAACATGTAGATGTGTTTGTTTCCGTGTGTAGGTTTCAATTAGGTCCTTGATTTGTTTGTGAATCTCCAGTAGCATCCAAGACTCGCATCTAAGCTCAATCAAACATTTGTAATGCTCCTTTAAGTTTTAAGATGTAAATGACATGTACCTAAGTAAATAGGAAATATATTGAGTCTCAATGATGTTATGAGTTGTTGACATATTATGAGACATGTTTTGGTCATTTTGGGAACTTTAATGCTCAATTTATGCTTAAGTATATTTGATTtggtatttttaatttgttagttGTGTGTGCTTTGGTAATTTGAGTTAGCTACCATGATTATAGGTGCTAAATACATCCCATTGAATGTTGAAATGATGTTTCtttttttgttgaatttggaCTAAGTTAGGTaccatttacatgtttaaatatgTGTATTTTGGGCAATTATGCATGTAGGTCTCGAGACATCAAGAGCATGTCTCAAGACATCACGAACAAATATAACCATTTGATACATTTCTGGGAAGTTGTATTGAGACATGGTGAGCATGTCTCGAGACAGACAATATCAGACCTAGCATCACTTAAGGATCTCAAGACACATTTTTCATGTCTTGAGACCACAAACATCAAAGCTAAGGGTCTGAAATAGAGGAGCTATGTCTCT
Protein-coding sequences here:
- the LOC107887578 gene encoding uncharacterized protein, with protein sequence MIIADALIDIPAIRMIDKLRNVPPRRKSTGKVIMPGGGLTVLSRYLHASQGSCHDFCKYGTGLSPGPESKIPRSPLRKVIAQERAAIRNLERVSESNAGERRKKSEISVKVSLDSKIQEADDPVVVKTAHTQGGHDLENNVEDLTDTKNSKVSVKFSYDAELHKPKYPSHEDPVNIEAVAAEGEAKEEEENAETKSLRGEKNRQVCVKPSTDSESQKPDCIESEVSSWTDKESVLREQELLSLNETDYVVAHVKDSKLKPQSKPSSLVKQACLSGKQNSDGLKRKEGNILSMTSLGVSSGRNKGDTTIRKGIRTSVTGKKNVVLPSVSLSPKESDPRNLSMNAQKKWRGVYRPKKQENAKQIKPEKLHGKNAKVSQNLKGVSHLMDQENVNKLNSEQANPQTTLYLIKSNPKNKPAESDQNNVVLIRPPSSSKDKSMKHNQNRISIGRPPHVYEKKKLIYKPKGIHSSGFPLSLSSFPGKRSLRPIPNALTITQPALASLSTSVSSKSSHNDTLTEHDKAVAENKKSSSKMIYKARPKRALMITSNNKNLPGKKLNFQRGKMIELPVEDCTPRRLTFKKRELVDNRNDDNWKGKVEACTPRRLKFKQRVYVNSINDENQNSRVKEFTPKRLKFRRREIVDNQNGNNQNGKVKECTPRRLKFRRRVIVDNQNGDNKNSRIEELTPRIHEFRRKLIVDNIDDHNQNAKVEEFSPRKLESRQRNLDNRNSDVQNSRGEDSAPAKFDSCRRTLDNRNSDDQNSRGEDSAPTALESCQRTLDNRNSDDQNSRGEDTAPTKLESCQRALDNRNSDDQNSRGEDSAPTKLKSCQRTLDNRNSDDQNSRVEDSAPRKLIFRPKVPEEQKIDYIQTCKAGTSKNDSGRKEANGQYNGTKIQSRKFSLIQRDLKEKKVAGILYNNIIEETASKFARTKASKVKALVSAFETVISLDTGISESEDEN
- the LOC121219158 gene encoding transcription factor PIF7; protein product: MSHCVVPNCWNLKHQSQEQVHFVEEEENEANRSSHISNPMSNHEVAELTWQNGQLAFHGLNRHLPTASSKPTWGISGDTLESIVHQATCLHTQNHNFNLLQHDQNQTPVVVSSIAASSGSSGRSPTAAVVKKRARSSSDVCGEIPRGGVGEEYASACASANAAFCKENDDSTMMTWASHLSPQTMKAKAIDEDYAYQDGSENQDEEQETRGETDRSQATRRSRASAIHNLSERRRRHRIKQKMNTLQKLVPNASKTDKASMLDEVIEYLKQLQTQVEMMSMRNMAAQMMMQQTRWQLQMSALARMGVGMGIGMLDDNNSLAPNPSPVTAPTHTFLPPPPPTFVTPPPMIPTRFAAAAQANSDASSHGSIPSPDPYCTFLAQSMNMELYNNKMAALYRPQINQTTQTSSNPSRSNNVAKD